One window of Bacillus alkalicellulosilyticus genomic DNA carries:
- a CDS encoding NisI/SpaI family lantibiotic immunity lipoprotein, with protein sequence MINKKCISLSALLIVLVSILLITGCFEPDAYLKEVILNNHVPANIHFDENVYILTDEEVLENQLGNKVGRIKVVNVISYTEGDDPYLHVSFGKVYNLIDIEDAIGIEVNEKVLKAIRKDG encoded by the coding sequence ATGATTAATAAAAAATGCATTTCATTGTCTGCTTTACTAATTGTTCTAGTATCAATTCTATTAATTACTGGTTGCTTTGAACCTGACGCTTACCTTAAAGAAGTAATCTTAAACAACCATGTGCCTGCCAATATCCACTTTGATGAAAATGTATATATCCTAACAGATGAGGAAGTATTAGAAAATCAACTTGGAAATAAAGTAGGAAGAATTAAAGTTGTTAACGTAATTTCGTATACAGAGGGTGATGACCCCTATCTACATGTAAGTTTTGGAAAGGTATATAATTTAATAGATATAGAAGATGCTATTGGAATTGAAGTTAACGAGAAAGTACTTAAAGCGATAAGGAAAGATGGATAA
- a CDS encoding ubiquinol-cytochrome c reductase iron-sulfur subunit, producing the protein MTDKKKPGRNEKDSQDDMINLVDNLNRDDDLKYNRRAFLKTAVGASVALGLATVPFSVRAFLGVTEEEKERVEIAKAKDIGPGESITFYYPTEKDPALLIHTKSGEWKSYNSACTHLMCPVFYVPEDETLLCPCHKGYFDLNDGHPVAGPPQRELPLIEIEIDNGVVYAVGRKVRHG; encoded by the coding sequence ATGACTGATAAAAAGAAGCCAGGGAGAAATGAAAAAGATAGTCAGGATGATATGATTAATCTAGTCGATAATCTTAATCGTGATGACGATTTAAAATACAACCGCCGTGCTTTTCTAAAAACGGCAGTTGGTGCATCTGTGGCATTAGGTCTAGCAACTGTCCCGTTCTCAGTAAGGGCATTTCTTGGAGTGACCGAGGAAGAAAAGGAACGTGTTGAGATCGCTAAAGCAAAAGATATTGGACCAGGTGAATCAATCACTTTTTATTACCCAACTGAAAAAGACCCGGCCCTATTAATTCATACAAAAAGCGGAGAATGGAAGTCCTATAATAGTGCATGTACTCATTTAATGTGTCCGGTCTTTTATGTTCCAGAAGACGAGACGTTATTATGTCCTTGTCACAAAGGGTATTTTGACTTAAATGATGGTCATCCAGTGGCTGGACCGCCACAACGCGAACTTCCTTTAATTGAAATCGAGATTGATAATGGAGTGGTATATGCCGTTGGAAGGAAGGTCCGTCATGGCTAA
- a CDS encoding YjzC family protein, producing the protein MGQSHQFEPGQKAPNNGIYVEIGETGDMVQNPKSVKLEAGDTFPETSNHNRKWTPRSKRRQ; encoded by the coding sequence ATGGGACAAAGTCATCAATTCGAACCAGGTCAGAAAGCGCCTAACAATGGAATTTATGTTGAAATTGGAGAAACAGGTGACATGGTTCAAAATCCAAAGTCAGTTAAATTAGAAGCGGGGGACACCTTCCCCGAAACGAGCAATCATAATCGAAAGTGGACACCCCGATCAAAAAGACGACAATAA
- a CDS encoding 4Fe-4S dicluster domain-containing protein, which produces MKKVMYLEFERCIGCRSCQAACRECGGHDAKERNYVEYVDFMESRQTFPMLCMQCKDPACARVCPANAIQITEEGVVLSAMEEKCIGCRNCTFGCPFGIPKFDFEENKMYKCDMCYDRTQHGISPMCASVCPSDAIRFIDFDEMQALRRRRTQLNLVEGKKPTEQDKWKYVPEFFGVYSD; this is translated from the coding sequence ATGAAAAAAGTAATGTATTTAGAGTTTGAACGCTGTATAGGTTGTCGTTCCTGTCAAGCGGCTTGTCGTGAATGTGGTGGACATGATGCTAAAGAACGTAACTATGTGGAATATGTAGATTTTATGGAGAGCAGACAAACGTTTCCGATGTTATGTATGCAATGTAAAGACCCAGCGTGTGCAAGAGTGTGTCCAGCAAATGCGATTCAAATTACTGAAGAGGGCGTTGTACTCTCAGCGATGGAAGAAAAATGTATAGGTTGTCGAAACTGTACATTCGGCTGTCCCTTTGGAATACCAAAGTTCGATTTTGAAGAGAATAAAATGTATAAATGCGATATGTGTTATGACCGAACTCAACATGGGATTTCTCCAATGTGTGCATCAGTTTGCCCAAGTGATGCGATTCGCTTCATTGATTTTGATGAGATGCAAGCATTACGTCGTCGTCGTACACAATTAAACCTTGTTGAAGGTAAGAAACCAACAGAGCAGGATAAATGGAAGTACGTACCTGAATTCTTTGGTGTCTACTCTGATTAG
- a CDS encoding NarK family nitrate/nitrite MFS transporter — MARITRWNPEDEHFWQTEGKKHARRNLSISVPALLLAFAVWQIWSVVAVNLNDIGFNFTSGELFTLAALPGLTGATLRIIYTFVVPIFGGRNWTVISTASLLIPSIGIGIAVQNPETSFMTMAILAALCGLGGGNFASSMANISFFYPKKAKGLALGINAGIGNLGVSVVQFLAPIIITVGIFGALVGGPQPTADGTNLWIQNAAYVWVIPIIITVIAAMFGMDNLPGTKASVKEQAVIFKSKHTWIMTWLYVMCFGSFIGYSAAFPLLIRTEFPEVNAMQYAFLGPLVGALIRPIGGWLSDKIGGAIVTFWDIVIMIAATFGVLYFYQAGNFNGFLLMFLLLFVTTGIANGSTFRMIPFIFPTKEAAAVIGFTSAIGAYGAFIIPKIFGWSLESFGTANMALYIFIAYYVISLIITWYYYSRKDAEVKC; from the coding sequence ATGGCAAGGATAACAAGATGGAATCCGGAAGATGAACATTTTTGGCAAACAGAAGGAAAGAAACATGCGAGAAGAAACTTATCAATTTCAGTTCCAGCTTTATTATTAGCATTTGCTGTTTGGCAAATCTGGTCAGTAGTAGCGGTGAATTTGAATGACATAGGTTTTAATTTCACTTCAGGAGAATTGTTTACATTAGCAGCGTTACCAGGATTAACTGGTGCCACGCTCCGAATTATTTATACATTTGTAGTACCTATCTTTGGAGGGAGAAACTGGACCGTAATTAGTACGGCATCTTTACTCATCCCTTCAATAGGAATTGGAATTGCTGTTCAAAACCCTGAAACTTCATTTATGACGATGGCGATATTGGCCGCTCTCTGTGGTCTGGGTGGAGGGAACTTTGCTTCATCCATGGCCAACATTAGTTTTTTTTATCCGAAGAAAGCAAAAGGATTAGCGTTAGGAATTAATGCAGGAATCGGAAATCTTGGAGTCAGTGTCGTTCAGTTTTTGGCACCTATTATTATCACAGTTGGTATTTTTGGAGCTTTAGTAGGTGGGCCACAACCAACAGCAGATGGAACAAATCTGTGGATTCAGAATGCAGCTTATGTCTGGGTAATTCCAATCATCATTACTGTCATAGCAGCGATGTTTGGAATGGATAATCTTCCTGGCACGAAAGCCTCTGTGAAGGAGCAAGCCGTAATTTTTAAAAGCAAGCACACATGGATTATGACTTGGTTGTATGTCATGTGTTTTGGTTCGTTTATTGGATATTCAGCAGCGTTCCCTTTATTGATTAGAACTGAATTTCCAGAAGTTAATGCCATGCAATATGCCTTCTTAGGACCTTTAGTAGGAGCGTTAATTCGTCCGATCGGAGGGTGGCTTTCTGATAAAATTGGTGGAGCAATCGTAACCTTTTGGGATATTGTCATCATGATAGCAGCCACTTTCGGAGTGTTATATTTTTACCAGGCTGGAAATTTTAATGGATTTTTACTGATGTTTCTTCTTTTGTTTGTAACAACTGGAATAGCGAATGGCTCTACATTCCGAATGATCCCATTTATTTTTCCTACCAAAGAAGCAGCTGCAGTGATTGGCTTTACATCTGCTATCGGTGCATACGGTGCTTTTATTATTCCAAAGATATTTGGTTGGTCGTTAGAATCGTTTGGGACCGCTAATATGGCACTTTACATCTTTATTGCTTACTATGTCATTAGTCTAATCATTACCTGGTATTATTACTCCCGTAAGGATGCTGAAGTGAAATGTTAA
- a CDS encoding NAD-dependent epimerase/dehydratase family protein has protein sequence MKRALVTGALGFIGFHLCERLLNNGIEVIGIDGLLQPENKKIAEHKLDFFGRNASFILMEKKISEIEDFQFLEECDVIYHLAADLNVEDSWSRIRDMIQNNVEDSRLLAKHCPERTKFIFTSSVEVYGVRTGTITERTPTNPITAYGITKLASELAIKDEAVNRDVICLRIPTIYGPWQRQDMCYHQMLVQKITSETIESKPDRSTIDLLYVDDVVDALVKAGESSEKAGIINISSGTNHQWYEGVAHIKGDEMEPPHDKRLHVMISNEKAREVLQFTPSTTIEKGIYHQEETIKRHIDLYL, from the coding sequence ATGAAAAGAGCTTTAGTAACCGGCGCTCTTGGATTTATAGGTTTTCATTTATGTGAAAGGTTGCTTAATAATGGAATTGAAGTCATTGGAATTGATGGATTGCTTCAACCAGAAAATAAGAAAATAGCGGAACATAAGCTTGATTTTTTTGGGAGAAACGCATCATTTATTTTGATGGAAAAGAAAATCTCTGAAATAGAAGATTTTCAGTTTTTAGAAGAGTGTGATGTTATTTATCACCTGGCAGCTGATTTAAATGTAGAAGATTCTTGGTCTCGTATACGAGACATGATTCAAAATAATGTGGAAGATTCGAGATTGCTAGCAAAACATTGCCCAGAACGAACCAAATTTATTTTTACATCCTCAGTGGAAGTATATGGTGTAAGAACGGGTACTATCACTGAAAGAACACCTACTAATCCAATTACTGCATATGGGATTACAAAACTAGCCTCTGAGTTGGCTATTAAAGATGAAGCGGTAAATAGAGACGTAATCTGTTTACGTATTCCTACCATTTATGGTCCTTGGCAACGACAAGATATGTGTTATCATCAAATGCTAGTTCAAAAAATAACATCAGAAACAATTGAAAGTAAACCTGATCGAAGTACCATCGACTTGTTGTATGTAGATGATGTGGTAGATGCATTGGTTAAGGCTGGAGAGTCATCTGAAAAAGCAGGTATTATTAACATCTCGAGTGGAACAAATCATCAATGGTATGAAGGTGTTGCACATATCAAGGGAGACGAAATGGAGCCACCACATGATAAGAGGTTACATGTTATGATCTCAAATGAAAAGGCGAGGGAAGTCTTGCAATTCACACCCAGTACAACGATAGAAAAAGGGATTTATCATCAAGAAGAGACTATAAAACGTCATATCGATTTGTATCTTTAA
- a CDS encoding Crp/Fnr family transcriptional regulator, whose protein sequence is MEKTALKIKRFFTEISPANQEVLLEIGTPMSVKEGTLLFSEGDKPNYVYLVRSGKVNLSKMTVDGKEISVHLKQKDELVGEVGLFNEMSISVTARVVEDAELVQFDREELEALFYVNGEIAVAFMKWFARHTQSTQAKFKDLLLCGKSGALYSTLLRFCNSYGVEHKDGIMIHVNLTNQDLANYIGTSRESVNRMLSEIKKKDVVTMDNGFIVVKNIQFFKDYLHCGDCPIEICTI, encoded by the coding sequence TTGGAAAAGACAGCATTAAAAATAAAACGCTTCTTCACTGAAATTTCGCCAGCGAATCAAGAAGTACTACTCGAGATTGGTACACCAATGTCGGTCAAAGAAGGGACGCTACTTTTTTCCGAAGGTGATAAACCCAATTATGTTTACCTTGTTCGTTCAGGTAAAGTTAACCTAAGTAAAATGACCGTGGATGGGAAAGAAATCTCAGTTCACTTAAAGCAAAAAGATGAGCTTGTTGGAGAAGTTGGTCTTTTTAATGAAATGAGTATTAGTGTTACAGCTCGTGTAGTGGAAGATGCTGAGCTTGTACAGTTCGACAGAGAAGAGTTGGAAGCCTTATTTTATGTGAATGGTGAAATAGCTGTTGCTTTTATGAAATGGTTTGCAAGGCATACACAATCAACTCAAGCAAAGTTTAAAGACTTGTTATTATGTGGAAAATCAGGTGCTCTTTATTCCACGCTATTACGTTTTTGTAATTCGTACGGAGTCGAACACAAAGACGGCATTATGATTCATGTGAATTTAACCAATCAAGATTTAGCAAATTACATTGGGACATCACGTGAAAGTGTCAACCGAATGCTTAGCGAAATTAAGAAAAAAGATGTAGTGACAATGGATAATGGCTTTATCGTCGTGAAAAATATACAGTTCTTCAAAGATTATCTCCATTGCGGAGATTGTCCAATTGAAATATGCACTATTTAA
- a CDS encoding YwiC-like family protein, whose translation MNWYIPKEHGAWAMVMIPLLLGTFASIPNLFHLLFIIAVLSFYCGSGPIFAYIRRPKIGQSIIPALAIYSGVGIIFIGPVLLYFPRISWLLAIMVPLFLLNIYFAKQKKERLFINDAIGIGALSVLAMIMFYLGTGSELITVHSFTLALLNFFFFIASVFHIKTFIRERGNQTFLYIARGYHLALVVIPFFAGLFPIALIFSASALKNWVMLPSKVFKPMVLGIIEIVNSIIFLVLVIIVFS comes from the coding sequence ATGAACTGGTATATTCCAAAAGAGCATGGCGCTTGGGCGATGGTTATGATTCCATTGTTGTTAGGAACTTTCGCCAGCATCCCCAATTTATTTCATCTGTTATTCATCATAGCTGTGTTAAGTTTTTATTGTGGGTCTGGGCCCATTTTTGCATACATCAGAAGACCAAAAATTGGTCAAAGTATCATACCGGCATTAGCAATATATAGTGGAGTGGGAATTATATTTATTGGCCCTGTATTATTATATTTCCCACGAATCAGCTGGCTTTTAGCAATTATGGTTCCTTTATTTTTGCTCAACATATATTTTGCTAAACAAAAGAAAGAAAGATTATTTATAAATGATGCAATTGGAATAGGTGCTTTATCAGTCCTAGCGATGATAATGTTTTATCTAGGTACTGGAAGTGAACTGATTACAGTACACTCGTTTACGTTAGCGTTGCTTAATTTTTTCTTTTTTATCGCAAGTGTATTCCATATAAAAACATTTATTCGGGAACGGGGAAACCAAACATTTTTATATATAGCACGAGGGTACCACTTAGCGCTTGTAGTAATCCCGTTTTTTGCTGGACTATTTCCGATTGCACTCATATTTAGCGCAAGTGCACTAAAAAACTGGGTTATGCTGCCTTCAAAAGTTTTTAAGCCAATGGTTTTAGGAATTATTGAAATCGTAAACAGCATTATTTTTCTTGTTCTTGTTATCATCGTATTCTCATGA
- a CDS encoding alpha/beta hydrolase family protein, with protein MSVNERFFKIGDQWNVVHLPQQPNGFGILIVGDVNHYVNENSSSWLQHPDRQMLIKQLTDKGYTVFSSHLFGNHWGSDQACHLAIQLYHMVMKQEILNKKIHIIGEGMGALAVLKLMKLMEANIRSVALINPCLHLYRYFKKERKNKLFYKRLLYELAEAYGVDKKEVEDKVLKPNHLWNVGDTIPIKIFHDTRERVYSFEEHSRRFERYRKQLGYPIEMSLFLPGKSFTYFTNRLNNHFKKYEKKL; from the coding sequence ATGAGTGTGAACGAGCGTTTTTTTAAAATCGGAGACCAATGGAACGTCGTTCATCTTCCTCAACAGCCGAATGGGTTTGGGATTTTGATAGTAGGAGATGTCAATCATTATGTGAACGAAAACAGTAGCTCGTGGCTCCAACATCCAGACCGTCAAATGCTAATAAAACAATTAACCGATAAAGGATACACGGTCTTTTCATCACATTTATTCGGAAACCATTGGGGAAGTGACCAGGCCTGTCATCTAGCAATACAGCTGTACCATATGGTGATGAAGCAAGAAATCCTTAATAAAAAAATTCATATTATTGGAGAAGGTATGGGGGCATTGGCCGTCCTGAAATTAATGAAGTTAATGGAAGCTAACATCCGGTCTGTTGCATTGATTAATCCATGCCTACATCTCTACCGTTATTTTAAGAAAGAACGGAAAAATAAATTATTTTATAAAAGGCTTCTATATGAGTTAGCTGAAGCATATGGTGTTGATAAAAAAGAAGTCGAGGATAAAGTACTCAAGCCCAATCATTTGTGGAATGTTGGTGACACGATACCGATTAAGATATTTCATGACACACGTGAGCGAGTTTATAGCTTTGAGGAGCATAGTCGGAGATTTGAACGTTATCGAAAACAATTAGGATATCCCATAGAAATGAGTTTATTTTTGCCAGGAAAGTCGTTCACCTACTTTACGAATCGATTAAATAATCATTTTAAGAAATATGAAAAAAAATTATAA